The sequence CTGGTTGAAGATGCTAGGCTTGAAGGTGAGGGAGAGGCCAAGAAGATCATTGAGGGCGGGGAAACGGAAATCGAGGAAATGAAAGTCAAAGCCACCCAGAACTTTGAGAATGCTGTTTCTGTTGCGATACAACTCGTGAGAGGGAGTTGAGCATGTTCCGGCCGGCAGAGATGCTTAAAGTTGATCTCATAACTCTAGAAAGATACAAGGACAAGTTACTCACGTACCTCCACGAGGCCGGTGTTGTGGAGATTCGGGAAGTGGACGTCAAGATAGCTCAGAGGGACGCCCCCAACGAGTTCTACCGCAAGGCCGCTTCCTATGCGATTACAATATCGAGAATGGCCGATTTTCTCAGGAACTATTTCCCCGAGAAGAGCGGGGGACTCAAGGAGTTTATATCTCCCAAAGAGCCTGAAAAAAAGGAGTACCACTACAGGGGCATAGAAGAGCTCATAAGGGATACAGAAAGGTTCCTTGAGGAAGTTGAGCCCCGTATCAAGGCCGTAGAAAGCAAGATGAGCTCAATAAACTCTGAAATAGAGGAAATCAAGGCCGACATAAAGACCCTTGAAATGCTCTCATCGTTTAACATTGATATCTCTTATCTCAAGCACAGCGGAACTGTTATGGTTCTTGCTGGCACAGTCGAAAAAACTAAGTTCCCGGTTCTTAAAGAGGAGCTGTCTTCCGCCCTTGAGGGCAGAGTTGCCCTCGTTTACAGGGAGCTTAAGGACACCGTGGTTCTTGCGGTGGTGTTCCTGTCCGAAGACTATGACAAAGCCAATCCCATCCTTGCGAAGCACTCATTCGAGAGGTTTGAGATCCCCGAGGGGGAGGGAACCCCTTCCCAGCTCCTCAAGGATTACCAGGCAATGCTCTCTGAAAAGCTCAACGAGCTTGAGAACGTCAAAAGAGAGGCCAGTGAAATAGCTAGGAAGTATTACAGGGATGTCCTTTTCTACCTTGAGCTCGTTGAGAACGAGCGCGACAAGGCCGGTGCCCTTAACCTCCTTGCCAGAACCAACATGACGTTCGCCCTAACCGGCTGGGTTCCAGAAGAAGACGCAAAAAGGGTGGAGGAGGGCATCAAAAAGGTAACTGAGGGCAAGGTCTACCTTTCCATCAGGAAGCCTAGGGCGGAGGAGCTTGAGGAGGCTCCTGTAAAGCTCAAGAACCCCCGCTGGGCCAGGCCGTTTGAAATGATCACCGAGATGTACGGTGTGCCGAAGCACGACGAGATAGACCCAACGCCAATTGTAGCCTTCACCTACTCGTTCTTCTTCGGTTTTATGCTCACCGACTTCTTCTATGGTCTTATCGTCGGAATAATCGCGGCGTTGCTCGTCAAGGGTCACAAGAAGTTCAACGACGGAACCTACAAGTTTGCTTACACCCTTCTCTGGAGCTCGGTCTTCACGATGCTCATGGGAGCCCTCTTCGGCAGTTACTTCGGCAACGCGGGGGATATACTCCTCCAGTACATCACCGGCAACCCGAACGCCCACTTCCCGCGCATAGCTGACCCGCTCGGACAGCCGATGATCGTGCTGATGATGGCCCTCGCCATAGGTTTGGCTCACCTCTTCATGGGTTACACCACGGGCTTTATCCTCAAGTGGAAGAACGGCGACGTCAAGGGTGCAGTGTTTGAACAGCTTCCATGGATGCTAATTATAATCGCCATAGTCCTCCTTGCAACTAGGAATGCCTCACTGGCAATGCCCGCCAAGGCCCTCTTCGGAGTCGGTCTAGTACTCTTCGTGATAGGGGAGATAGCCAGCAACGGCGGACTCGCGGCCCTGATGTTAATCTCGGACTTCTTTGGCTTCGTGGGCAACTGGCTCAGCTACGCCCGTTTGATGGCTTTAGCCCTTGCAACCAGCGGAATAGCGATGGTCATCAACCTCTTGGCGAAAATGGTGTGGGGAATCAAGATAAGCGTCGTTCCCATTGGGGTTGTTGTAGGTTTAATTATCTTCCTCGGAGGACAGTTGTTTTCAATAGCAATAAACGCCCTCGGTGCTTTCGTTCACTCTCTCCGCCTTCACTATGTTGAATTTTTCGGGACGTTTTATTCCGGTGATGGAAAGCCCTTCGAGCCTTTCAGGGCAAGGAGGGTGTTTTCAAAACTTAAGCTTGAAAGTGGAACCGAATGAGGAGGTGTGTGAAAAATGGATCCGATAGTTTACGTATCTCTTGGTGCGGCGCTCGCCGCCGGTATAGCGGGCGTCGCTTCGGCCTTTGGTATAGGTATAGCAGGTGCCGCGGCTGCAGGAGCGGTGGCAGAGGACGAGAAGAACTTCAAGAACGCGCTGATCCTTGAGGGTCTGCCAATGACCCAGAGCATCTACGGCCTCATTACGCTGTTCCTCATACTGCTCAGCGCGGGGATAATAGGCGGCGGCTTCAAGTTCACTGCCAACACCCCTGAAAACATCGTTAAGAGCGCCATACTCCTCGGTGCCGGCCTCACCGTTGGTCTCACCGGCCTCTCGGCCATACCGCAGGGTATAATCGCGAGCGCCGGTATCGGCGCCGTTGCCAAGAACCCGAAGACATTTACCCAGAACGTCGTCTTCGCCGCTATGGCAGAGACCACGGCAATATTCGGTCTCGTCGGTGCACTCATTATGATTGCCACCGGCGTTGGCTTCTGAGCCATCTCCTTTTTTACAGCCCGAGGAGGACTGAAGATGGATGGTGCAGAACTCATAATTCAGGAGATAAACAGGGCGGCGGAGCAGAAGATTCAGTATATCCTCAGTGAGGCAAGGGAAGAGGCTGAGAAGCTCAAGGAAGAGGCCCGAAAAAGAGCTCAGGCCCAGGCTGAGTGGATACTCAGAAAAGCCAAAACCCGTGCTGCGATAGAGAAGCAGAGGATAATAGCCAACGCAAAGCTTGAAGTCAGGAAGAAAAAGCTCGCCGTTCAGGAGGAGTTGATTGGGGAAGTCCTCTCTGCCATGAAGGAGAAGCTCGCAGCCCTTCCAGAGGATGAGTACTTTGAAGTCCTCGTTGGCCTTGCAAAGGAGGCCGTTGGAGAGCTTGGAATCGAGAAAATCATCGTCCGCTCCAACGAGAAAACCCTTAGACTCATAGAGTCCAGGATCAATGAGTTCTCAGAGAGAGTTGGCGCCGACGTTTCCGCGGGTGAACCCATCGAGTGCATCGGTGGGGTACTTGTCGAGAGCCCAGACGGTACCATTAAGGTGGATAATACCTTCGATGGGAGAATAGAGAGACTTGAGAGCGAGCTGAGGGCTGCCATTGCCAAGGCCCTCTTCGGGTGAGGACCATGGGAGCCGAGAGTGCGGTAACAGTCATCCTTGATACAACCTTGGGTGTGGTCTTCACATGGGTTGGCTGGAAAACGGTTAAGATGCTCAGGAAGTACACCCCCTACTCCTACCCCAATGCCAGGATCAATGCAATGGAAGTCAAATTGCTGAGTGAGCAGAGGTTCAACGAGCTGGCCGAGAGCAGAACACTCCAGAACTTCATCGTGAGCCTTGAGGACACTGACTACAAGGTTCATCTCTCAGGCGTTGCAGAGGATCCCGTTGAGATCGAGAGGGCCTTCGAAAGGGCGCTGGCTTCAACTTACCTCCTAATGGAGGAGATACTCCCCAAGAGGGTCAAGGGATTCTTCCGGCTCCTCCTTGAGGAATGGGACGTCAGGAACATAGCGAGCGTCGTTAAGGCCAAGGTCAGAGACGAGCCAGCAATTGATTACGTGGTGGAGGTCGGAACCATCGTTCCAAAGGTCAAGGCCATTGCAGAGGCAAAGACGATGGAAGAGATCCTCGTCATCCTTGAGGGCACGCCCTATGAGAAGCACTGTCAGAGGCTCTTCCTCGGCGAGATAAGCGTTGATCAGTTTGAGACAGAGCTCTACAAGGACTACTACTCCCGCTTACTAGACTACGCCACATCAAGGAAAGAAGAAGAGAGGATAATCTTGGAAGAGTTCGTCAGGACGAAGATAGACATAAGGAACATCGTTACACTGTTGAGAGCAAAGAGGGCAGGGCTTCCTGGAAAAGCCATTAGGGAACACCTCATCCCCGGCGGCAGCGTGGATCTTGACACCGTCTTGAACATCGATGACCTCAACATGGTTCTGGCGGAGCTCGATTCGACCAAGTACGGCAAAGTCCTGAAGGAAAACAAAGAGAGGATCGAGAAAGACATCACGGTCGTTGAGTCAGTGCTCTGGAACTATCTCCTGCGTAGAGTGAAGGATCTGGAGAGGTTCTATCCGCTCAGCATTGCAACGCCCCTGAGCTACATCCTGAAGAAAGAGCGGGAGATAAAGAAGCTGAAGGCGATGGCCAAGCTCATCGCGGACGATGTCGAGCCTGAGAAAATCAAAGAAATAATCGGGGAGGAGTTGGCATGAAGATAGCCGTCATTGGGGATCCCGATACTGCTCTGGGCTTTAAGCTGGCCGGGGCTCATGAGGTTTACTCCTTTGGATCCACTCCCCTTGAGGTTCAGATGGCCAAC is a genomic window of Thermococcus guaymasensis DSM 11113 containing:
- a CDS encoding V-type ATP synthase subunit C codes for the protein MGAESAVTVILDTTLGVVFTWVGWKTVKMLRKYTPYSYPNARINAMEVKLLSEQRFNELAESRTLQNFIVSLEDTDYKVHLSGVAEDPVEIERAFERALASTYLLMEEILPKRVKGFFRLLLEEWDVRNIASVVKAKVRDEPAIDYVVEVGTIVPKVKAIAEAKTMEEILVILEGTPYEKHCQRLFLGEISVDQFETELYKDYYSRLLDYATSRKEEERIILEEFVRTKIDIRNIVTLLRAKRAGLPGKAIREHLIPGGSVDLDTVLNIDDLNMVLAELDSTKYGKVLKENKERIEKDITVVESVLWNYLLRRVKDLERFYPLSIATPLSYILKKEREIKKLKAMAKLIADDVEPEKIKEIIGEELA
- a CDS encoding V-type ATP synthase subunit I, with product MFRPAEMLKVDLITLERYKDKLLTYLHEAGVVEIREVDVKIAQRDAPNEFYRKAASYAITISRMADFLRNYFPEKSGGLKEFISPKEPEKKEYHYRGIEELIRDTERFLEEVEPRIKAVESKMSSINSEIEEIKADIKTLEMLSSFNIDISYLKHSGTVMVLAGTVEKTKFPVLKEELSSALEGRVALVYRELKDTVVLAVVFLSEDYDKANPILAKHSFERFEIPEGEGTPSQLLKDYQAMLSEKLNELENVKREASEIARKYYRDVLFYLELVENERDKAGALNLLARTNMTFALTGWVPEEDAKRVEEGIKKVTEGKVYLSIRKPRAEELEEAPVKLKNPRWARPFEMITEMYGVPKHDEIDPTPIVAFTYSFFFGFMLTDFFYGLIVGIIAALLVKGHKKFNDGTYKFAYTLLWSSVFTMLMGALFGSYFGNAGDILLQYITGNPNAHFPRIADPLGQPMIVLMMALAIGLAHLFMGYTTGFILKWKNGDVKGAVFEQLPWMLIIIAIVLLATRNASLAMPAKALFGVGLVLFVIGEIASNGGLAALMLISDFFGFVGNWLSYARLMALALATSGIAMVINLLAKMVWGIKISVVPIGVVVGLIIFLGGQLFSIAINALGAFVHSLRLHYVEFFGTFYSGDGKPFEPFRARRVFSKLKLESGTE
- a CDS encoding V-type ATP synthase subunit E, translating into MDGAELIIQEINRAAEQKIQYILSEAREEAEKLKEEARKRAQAQAEWILRKAKTRAAIEKQRIIANAKLEVRKKKLAVQEELIGEVLSAMKEKLAALPEDEYFEVLVGLAKEAVGELGIEKIIVRSNEKTLRLIESRINEFSERVGADVSAGEPIECIGGVLVESPDGTIKVDNTFDGRIERLESELRAAIAKALFG
- a CDS encoding ATP synthase subunit K (produces ATP from ADP in the presence of a proton gradient across the membrane; the K subunit is a nonenzymatic component which binds the dimeric form by interacting with the G and E subunits), producing the protein MDPIVYVSLGAALAAGIAGVASAFGIGIAGAAAAGAVAEDEKNFKNALILEGLPMTQSIYGLITLFLILLSAGIIGGGFKFTANTPENIVKSAILLGAGLTVGLTGLSAIPQGIIASAGIGAVAKNPKTFTQNVVFAAMAETTAIFGLVGALIMIATGVGF